DNA sequence from the Pseudomonadota bacterium genome:
TGATTAATCCGGTCAAGCATATTAAAAATCTGTTGGTAATCAATACTGCTGTCGGCAAAAAACAACACGCCGGGTTCAATTGCCGGCTGTGATCTGCGCATTTCATCGGCTTTTACCTGCAGATATCTGCTGAGTTCACCAATCACTACAGGTGTTTCATCAACAAAAATCCTTGCCTGCTCGCCGGCAACCGGTGCCTGGATGGTTACGGAAAGAATGCTGTTTTTTTCAGGAATTGCCGCGGCAGAACTGGGAAGATCAACCGGCAGACCGCGATGCACCGCCATTGACAGCATGGCATAGATAAAGACCACCAGGAGGAGAAAAACAATATCAATGAGCGGCAGCATCTCTATTCGGGCTTTTCTGCGAACCGGGATCGAAAGTCTCATTCTTCCTCCAGG
Encoded proteins:
- a CDS encoding biopolymer transporter ExbD; translation: MRLSIPVRRKARIEMLPLIDIVFLLLVVFIYAMLSMAVHRGLPVDLPSSAAAIPEKNSILSVTIQAPVAGEQARIFVDETPVVIGELSRYLQVKADEMRRSQPAIEPGVLFFADSSIDYQQIFNMLDRINQAGLSRISMQADDK